In one Nicotiana sylvestris chromosome 8, ASM39365v2, whole genome shotgun sequence genomic region, the following are encoded:
- the LOC104211986 gene encoding epoxide hydrolase 2-like — MEKIQHNYVDVRGLKLHIAEIGTGPAVFFLHGFPEIWYSWRHQMIAVADAGFRGIAPDFRGYGLSELPAEPEKTTFRDLVDDLLDMLDSLGIHQVFLVGKDFGARVAYHFALVHPDRVSTVVTLGVPFLLTGPETFPRDLIPNGFYMLRWQEPGRAEKDFGRFDTKTVVKNIYTMFSGSELPIAKDDEEIMDLVDPSAPVPDWFTEEDLANYASLYEKSSFRTALQVPYRAWLEEYGVKDIKVKVPCLLVMGEKDYALKFGGLEQYVKSGMVKEYVPNLETIFLPEGSHFVQEQFPEQVNQLIITFLKKLI; from the exons ATGGAGAAGATTCAGCACAATTATGTGGATGTAAGAGGACTCAAGCTTCACATTGCAGAGATTGGAACAG GCCCTGCAGTATTCTTTCTTCATGGATTCCCTGAGATATGGTACTCGTGGAGGCATCAGATGATAGCAGTAGCGGATGCAGGATTTCGAGGCATAGCCCCTGACTTCAGAGGCTATGGTTTGTCTGAATTGCCTGCAGAACCGGAGAAGACGACATTCAGGGACCTTGTCGATGATCTTCTGGACATGCTTGATTCATTAGGCATCCACCAG GTTTTTCTTGTGGGGAAGGATTTTGGAGCTCGAGTAGCTTACCATTTTGCACTCGTACACCCTGATAGAGTTTCAACTGTTGTAACATTAGGTGTGCCCTTTCTTCTCACTGGTCCAGAAACATTTCCTCGAGATCTCATTCCCAATGGGTTCTATATGTTGAGATGGCAG GAACCAGGGCGAGCTGAAAAGGACTTTGGGCGTTTTGATACAAAAACAGTAGTTAAGAACATATATACTATGTTCTCTGGAAGTGAACTGCCAATTGCAAAAGATGATGAGGAAATAATGGATTTGGTTGATCCTTCTGCTCCAGTGCCTGACTGGTTCACAGAAGAGGATCTTGCAAACTACGCATCTCTTTACGAAAAGTCAAGTTTCCGAACAGCATTGCAGGTGCCTTACAG GGCTTGGCTAGAAGAATATGGAGTTAAAGATATCAAAGTCAAGGTTCCCTGTTTGCTTGTAATGGGAGAGAAGGATTACGCCCTTAAATTTGGTGGATTAGAGCAATACGTTAAAAGTGGAATGGTGAAAGAATATGTGCCTAATCTGGAAACCATATTCTTACCAGAAGGCAGTCATTTTGTACAAGAGCAGTTTCCTGAACAGGTCAATCAGTTGATTATCACCTTCCTCAAAAAGCTCATATAA